In the genome of Thermoplasma sp. Kam2015, the window ATAATATAATGATTATATCTATATTCCTATGTAGCAAATATTTATCTATAAATAAATTGATTTATGTTGACTTCAAAAAATCGCCCCCGACTGTAATTCCATCACTTGAGATATTGCCAAAAACGGTCACAATCTTCCTCGAACCAATGTATGATTGAAAGGACATCCTTAAATATTTTTATAGACTAGGTCTCAGTCTCCATATCTATGATATAAAAACAGCTTCCACTCCGTGTCTTCAAAATGAGATATTCATATGCATCAAAGACAACTCTTATCAATCTATCCCTTCATTGTATGATCATGCTTCAATCGATTATTTCATATTATCACAAGGAGTGTAAGATAAATATCCTCTCTTCGAAGGATATACTAGACATAATCTTCGAGTATACTGTGTTGATTGTATATCTCTTCAATAAGAATCGATCAGGCTCTCGATACAATCATATGGATTATTCACATATTTATTTAAAATTCTATAAGTAATTTCATCGTTATGATCATGATAGGCATTTGGTATCAGCAAATATATTGGCCTATATGTTGAGGTTTATGTGTGTATTATTAAGAAGCTATATAATAAGTTTAATATGTCGTTCAATTTATAGGAAAGTTAGGAGTTTGAAGGAAGTAGTAAAATTCCCTCTTCGGACATGAGATACACGGACTTCCCACAATGGATATATTTATAAATTGTCTTTGCATATTTTATATTCTCTACGATAACCAAGTGTACGATGCTTGAGTGGGATCGGTGCGATCCGAATACACGCCTGTGGAGATCGCAACATCTGGCTTGTACGGAATATATCCATACAGGCAGAGGTCTCTTCGATGGAAGGAAGATCCGAAGATTCACCTGAGGAGTGGCTCACAGATAGCGACTATAAGCCGCATAAATTATGTTATTACGCTGCTTTGTATGAAAGCGTCGTTCCGACAAAGCCGTTCTTTATCGAGATTTTTATTCATTTTTTTGGTCTCTCCAGAACTATATTAAATTTCTTGACATCTAAATCAAACCCACTAAATTTCTGCTGAATAAACTCTTTTATGTCCGCACACGTCTTATCAACGATGTAAACCATGAGCCTTTCATCGCCAGTCATCACAGTAACTCCCTTCACCTTGTCATTGGACTTCATAAACGAGATAAATTCATTCATCTTTGATGGATTGATTACAAGAAAAAGCAGAGCTTCACAGCCATATCCCATCTTTGAATAATCCAATTCTGCTCTGCATCTTTCTATTATACCTCTCTTCTTCAGAAGTTCGATCCTATCCCTTACCGTCCAAATATTTGCGTTAAGCTCTTTAGCTATGTCTGAATATGTTCTAGAGCAATCTTTTTCTAGAAGCGCGAGTATCTCGTAATCCAACCGATCGATTTTAAAATCTTTCACGTTAAATTGATAGTATACAAGATTAAAATTTTTATCCAAGAGCTCGAATGATCGAATTGCTTCAACGTTTTTAAGCGGAGACTGGGATTTGGAAAAAACGATAAAATCGACAGCTTCAGCAATAATATACACGAACGTTACTGAATGTAAAGATCTACGGACATGCAAATGATGACTATAATGATTATCTTAGCTATAAGATCGAAGCTGTATCCAAATGAAAAGCACCTACGCAGCCACAGGCTGATATGCAGCTATTTTCTTTGAGAACGTGATGCATAATGAATTATTCATAGGACATGGAGAAATTATTCCTTTACTGTTTCGATATAGCGAAAATGCTGATCGCTCTCAAAAATATCTCTGGTTATACATTGTAAATTTCCAATTACTAGAGGTGTCCCTGCAATTTATAATAATGCATTCAAGAAGTTCTTTCAGAGCAGTGCCTGGAATCCAATACGCTTTCTAAGATCCTCAGATAGAAAAACAATAGCAATGGAGAATACCAAGATGGGTGTGAGATATAATAATATATAGAGATCACAGCCCATGGAAGAACGTCAAAAACGGAATTGATAAAGGCAGAGTCTGTATAGTCAGAATTTGCGTCTGTGAAGTTTATAATCTAAGATTTGCATATAACATATCGGTATCAGCGAAGACCTCTTCGCTGAAGAATAATTTGCTTGAGTTATATTCAAAAGACAGATGAATTCTGGCAATTTACTCATCGGTATAAAAATAGACTGGATGTAATGATATTTTGTGAAGTATGTGCCAAGATTATCGCAATCAATTAGGAAATAAGGCGAAATAAGGACAATATTTGTTAAGAATTCTTAATTATTTGCCATCAATATTTTATTATGCTTCAGAAAGTTGATAAAGAAAATAATAAAGATCACGAAACATCCATGGATTTGGATAAAAATAATATCATTAAAGTATTATTTCCAACGAGGTGTAATGATGATCTGATAACCAGTATCTATGCTTTTATTAAGATGTTTAGTGGTAAGATAAGTGTGGATTTCCTAAACATTCTGCCACCCACAGAAAATGGCCCATGCATGAAAAAGAATATAAAGAACTCAATGTACGATAGAGCAATAGCAGAAAAAGAATTATATAAGTTTGTAAAAAAATTACCTAAACGCGAGAATCTATTCTACAATTACAGGGTAGCTGAAGGAGAGCTCTCCGACATTATATTAAATTTGTCCGAGGAAGGTAATTACAACATGATTGCGATAGAAGCAAAGGAATTTTGCTCTCACGCCAACAATATAATTGACGTAATGAAGCTATTGGATTCTGTCGGAATACCCATCATCTTTTTCGAGTGGGGTAAAGGTGACTCAGAAATTCATAACTATAAAGACGTGGAGGAGGTGAAGGTCTGATGTCGAAAAAGGAAAGTATCGAGGGAGTTAATTTTTATGGATCAGAAAAACTTCCAGATTCCACAGAACTGATAGCACAATTTCAGAAGATCGTTGATCATCGGTTTGCCAGATTTATTATGACAAAATTAACTGATCAGAAAAAGTTTGAACACCTTCTTGGTGTGTTTGCTGGAGTCGAAGAATCATCAGGAATAAAGGAATCAACTGAAGTTAAAATGATAGAAACCGCCCTCAAAAGGGGCATGAAGACATTTCATGTCGATGGCATGGATACTATCAAGAACGCACTCAAAGAGAAATTTGTCAGGAAAGGTGTAGCACTTACCTTGAGAAGCGTGGCTAAATATGGAATTACGAAACCACAGATATTCGATGCACCGCTTATGGTAGTATGGAACACGACAAAACAGTGTAATTTAAATTGCCTACATTGTTATGCTAATGCAGGGATTAAGCATTCAGACGAATTGACTCTAGAACAGAAGCTGAGGGTAATAGACATGATGGATGAAGCAGGTGTGACGATGATAGCTTTTTCCGGTGGTGAACCACTTATTAGCCCTGATTTCTGGAAAATCGCTGAATATGCCTCCAGCAAAGGATTCTATACAACGATAGCGACGAATGGTACACTACTTACTAAAAGTGTCGTGGATAGGCTTGCGG includes:
- a CDS encoding Lrp/AsnC family transcriptional regulator, with the translated sequence MKDFKIDRLDYEILALLEKDCSRTYSDIAKELNANIWTVRDRIELLKKRGIIERCRAELDYSKMGYGCEALLFLVINPSKMNEFISFMKSNDKVKGVTVMTGDERLMVYIVDKTCADIKEFIQQKFSGFDLDVKKFNIVLERPKK